One stretch of Desulforamulus hydrothermalis Lam5 = DSM 18033 DNA includes these proteins:
- a CDS encoding YlmC/YmxH family sporulation protein, producing MIKISDLRIREVVNIVDGRRLGMIKDIDIDLEAGRIAALILPGQGRFLGLFGREDELVVPWDKIKKIGIDTILVEITPYQSPGEETGRY from the coding sequence ATGATTAAGATTTCTGACCTGCGCATAAGAGAGGTGGTAAATATAGTGGACGGCAGAAGGTTAGGAATGATTAAGGATATTGATATTGATTTGGAAGCGGGTCGCATTGCCGCCCTTATATTACCGGGACAGGGCCGCTTTCTGGGTCTTTTTGGGCGGGAAGACGAACTGGTGGTTCCCTGGGATAAAATTAAGAAAATAGGTATCGATACAATATTAGTGGAAATAACGCCATACCAAAGCCCCGGCGAGGAAACCGGT